One genomic region from Salvia hispanica cultivar TCC Black 2014 chromosome 2, UniMelb_Shisp_WGS_1.0, whole genome shotgun sequence encodes:
- the LOC125207687 gene encoding S-adenosylmethionine synthase 3 yields MDTFLFTSESVNEGHPDKLCDQVSDAILDACLEQDPESKVACETCTKTNMVMVFGEITTKAKVDYEKIVRDTCRGIGFISPDVGLDADNCKVLVNIEQQSPDIAQGVHGHLTKKPEEIGAGDQGHMFGYATDETPELMPLTHVLATKLGAKLTEVRKNKTCAWLRPDGKTQVTVEYRNDGGAMVPIRVHTVLISTQHDETVTNDQIAADLKEHVIKPVIPEQYLDDKTIFHLNPSGRFVIGGPHGDAGLTGRKIIIDTYGGWGAHGGGAFSGKDPTKVDRSGAYIVRQAAKSIVASGLARRCIVQVSYAIGVAEPLSVFVDTYKTGTIPDKDILSLIKENFDFRPGMMAINLDLLRGGNFRYQKTAAYGHFGRDDPDFTWETVKVLKPKA; encoded by the coding sequence ATGGATACCTTCCTGTTCACCTCAGAGTCTGTCAATGAAGGACACCCCGATAAGCTCTGCGATCAAGTCTCCGATGCCATTCTTGATGCTTGCCTAGAGCAGGACCCTGAGAGCAAGGTTGCTTGTGAAACTTGCACGAAAACCAACATGGTCATGGTCTTTGGTGAGATCACAACCAAGGCTAAGGTTGACTATGAAAAGATAGTTCGTGATACTTGCAGAGGGATCGGGTTCATATCACCAGATGTTGGCCTCGATGCTGATAACTGCAAGGTCCTTGTCAACATTGAGCAACAGAGCCCTGATATTGCCCAAGGAGTTCACGGTCACCTCACTAAGAAACCTGAGGAGATTGGAGCTGGTGACCAAGGGCACATGTTTGGCTATGCCACTGATGAAACACCAGAGCTGATGCCGCTTACTCACGTCCTTGCGACCAAGCTCGGGGCCAAACTCACTGAAGTGAGGAAGAACAAGACTTGTGCTTGGTTGAGACCTGATGGCAAGACACAAGTTACTGTTGAGTACAGAAATGACGGAGGTGCCATGGTTCCTATTAGAGTTCACACAGTCCTCATCTCTACCCAGCATGATGAGACTGTTACAAATGATCAGATTGCAGCTGACTTGAAGGAGCATGTCATCAAGCCCGTGATTCCTGAACAGTATCTTGATGACAAGACCATCTTCCATCTCAACCCATCTGGCCGGTTCGTGATTGGTGGTCCCCATGGAGATGCTGGTCTTACTGGTAGGAAGATCATTATTGACACCTACGGTGGGTGGGGTGCTCATGGTGGAGGTGCTTTCTCCGGAAAAGATCCAACCAAGGTGGACAGGAGTGGTGCATACATTGTGAGGCAAGCAGCAAAGAGTATTGTGGCATCTGGTCTTGCCCGTAGATGCATTGTGCAAGTGTCGTATGCTATTGGAGTAGCAGAGCCACTGTCTGTGTTTGTTGATACATACAAGACGGGGACGATCCCTGACAAGGATATTCTGAGCCTTATCAAGGAGAACTTCGACTTCAGGCCAGGAATGATGGCCATCAACCTAGACTTGCTGAGAGGAGGAAACTTCAGGTACCAGAAGACTGCTGCTTACGGTCACTTTGGACGTGATGATCCTGACTTCACCTGGGAGACTGTCAAGGTCCTCAAGCCTAAAGCTTGA